Proteins encoded by one window of Synechococcus sp. MVIR-18-1:
- a CDS encoding lytic transglycosylase domain-containing protein, translating into MPSVSGRGLTAQHSRGLLLLAGTPLLTVALVLGGQTVMRRLHTPITPSLSSADLWTRYRWSINPKERREAALLLAARSTDSAERSQRLLANQGWGNDPLAAVTLKQQALNAAKLGRPSEEKKRWQDLLQRFPDSAASADARYQLGQANPRLHADLFRQQPGHPAALAAAAETKTDSPKQAIAALHLARWGARWPGAATQLREACNRISGDGLNQDDRLTLAQALATLGDGRAAEACLQGTPTTPASGLAIGRVLLRGSAEQQERGKQHLLNLAISNPDDPAALKAAALLSEPLKPDPALLDPLPQSLQQRSADVAAARVRLGDGANGDASNAMAILKRWPTNPAAWQLQWDLARKALLNDQWTTAEALLNAIPHSDLPEPLAARQQFWLGLALAKQDQTAQALNVWETLVKTHPRSYYTWRAEVRLGRGDLPDLNQASASRSAALGEAFPSHWEPLKSGDPFVDRLWRLGQTQEAWETWRNQQPRSDQPSNPEQKLVEGRLRIAVGDAWTGLSRLWRASLRLVNQTCEEQQLLHRSQHPHLLPEVFETASQSEAVRRELLMAIAKQESRFSPGVSSPVGAIGLLQLMPATAEELAGGTLSSDELREPTRNAKLGARYLAQLLEQWQGNIVLAIASYNAGPGATSQWVTPLLEKDPELWVERIPYPETRLYTKKVLGNLWAYLGSGRDRCDSGSQGVR; encoded by the coding sequence ATGCCATCAGTTTCCGGCCGAGGCTTGACCGCTCAACACTCCCGTGGCCTTCTGCTTCTCGCTGGAACTCCGCTCCTCACCGTTGCACTCGTCCTCGGCGGACAGACGGTCATGCGCCGCCTGCACACTCCAATCACACCATCCCTTTCAAGCGCTGATCTCTGGACGCGTTACCGCTGGTCGATCAATCCCAAGGAACGGAGAGAAGCCGCTCTCTTGCTCGCAGCGCGCAGCACCGATTCAGCGGAGAGATCCCAGCGGTTGCTGGCCAATCAGGGCTGGGGCAACGATCCCCTCGCTGCTGTCACGCTGAAACAGCAGGCGTTAAACGCAGCCAAGCTCGGGCGTCCGTCAGAGGAAAAGAAACGTTGGCAGGACTTGCTTCAACGCTTCCCTGACAGTGCGGCCAGTGCCGATGCGCGTTATCAGCTCGGGCAAGCCAACCCAAGGCTTCACGCAGATCTTTTCCGGCAACAACCTGGCCACCCAGCCGCCTTAGCGGCAGCAGCAGAAACCAAAACGGATTCTCCTAAGCAAGCCATCGCCGCCTTGCATCTGGCCCGCTGGGGGGCCCGTTGGCCAGGGGCTGCTACGCAGCTCAGGGAAGCCTGCAACAGGATCAGCGGCGATGGCTTGAATCAAGACGATCGACTCACGCTTGCGCAAGCACTCGCGACCCTTGGGGATGGCCGTGCAGCGGAAGCCTGCCTCCAAGGCACGCCTACCACTCCAGCCAGCGGCTTGGCGATTGGTCGGGTCCTGCTCCGAGGCAGCGCTGAACAGCAAGAGCGTGGAAAGCAGCACTTGCTCAATCTCGCCATCAGCAACCCAGACGATCCGGCGGCGCTCAAGGCAGCAGCGCTACTAAGCGAGCCGCTAAAACCAGATCCCGCTCTGTTGGACCCGCTGCCGCAATCTTTGCAACAACGCTCCGCTGATGTTGCAGCAGCCCGGGTGCGGCTTGGTGACGGGGCGAACGGTGACGCATCGAATGCCATGGCCATTCTGAAGCGCTGGCCTACCAACCCAGCGGCCTGGCAACTGCAGTGGGACTTGGCCCGCAAAGCCCTTCTAAACGATCAATGGACAACGGCAGAAGCACTGCTGAACGCCATTCCACACTCAGATCTTCCTGAACCTCTAGCCGCGAGGCAGCAGTTCTGGCTGGGGCTCGCACTGGCGAAGCAAGACCAAACAGCGCAAGCCCTAAACGTCTGGGAAACGTTGGTCAAAACCCATCCGAGGAGTTATTACACCTGGCGCGCCGAGGTGCGATTGGGACGGGGAGATCTTCCAGATCTCAATCAAGCATCAGCCTCTCGCTCTGCAGCCCTTGGCGAGGCGTTTCCATCGCACTGGGAGCCATTAAAAAGTGGCGATCCATTCGTGGATCGTCTCTGGCGACTCGGCCAAACCCAGGAAGCATGGGAAACCTGGAGAAACCAACAGCCCCGATCCGATCAGCCATCCAATCCAGAGCAAAAGCTCGTCGAAGGTCGCCTTCGCATTGCCGTCGGCGACGCATGGACGGGTCTGAGTCGTCTTTGGCGCGCCAGCTTGAGATTGGTGAATCAAACCTGCGAAGAGCAACAGCTCCTGCACCGCAGCCAGCATCCGCATCTGCTCCCGGAGGTGTTTGAGACCGCATCCCAATCAGAGGCGGTACGAAGGGAACTCCTCATGGCCATCGCCAAACAGGAATCTCGCTTCTCCCCAGGCGTGAGCTCACCCGTCGGGGCGATCGGGTTGCTGCAACTGATGCCAGCGACGGCGGAAGAACTGGCCGGCGGCACCCTGAGTAGCGATGAGCTACGCGAGCCAACCCGCAATGCCAAGCTCGGAGCGCGCTACCTCGCGCAATTGCTGGAGCAATGGCAGGGCAACATTGTGCTGGCGATTGCGAGCTACAACGCCGGGCCTGGAGCCACCAGCCAATGGGTCACTCCCCTTCTGGAGAAAGATCCAGAATTATGGGTGGAGCGCATCCCCTATCCAGAAACGCGCCTTTA
- the glmM gene encoding phosphoglucosamine mutase, translating to MAEAAIHPLGHLPKPSQISFGTDGLRGRVDTMLTPALALQVGYWCGRVLQAEGPVLIGMDSRSSGSMLVAALTAGLTASGREVWSLGLCPTPAVPGLIRRYSAAGGLMVSASHNPPEDNGIKVFGATGSKVSPERQQAIEAGLRSGDGAGIALAASGVARHRPELLDDYRASLLSSVGQHRLDGVPIVLDLCWGSATACGAEVFAALGADLTVLHGDPDGTRINVNCGSTHLEPLRRAVIEKGAAMGFGFDGDADRMLAVDGQGRVVDGDHVLFLWGSVLQEQGQLPDQRLVATVMSNLGFERAWQARGGLLDRTPVGDQHVHAEMVRTGAALGGEQSGHILSSSHGLAGDGVLTALQLASLCHAQQLSLAEWVDQSFQAYPQKLVNVRVENRERRKGWADCAPLHSLVQEAEASMAEDGRVLVRASGTEPLLRVMVEAADQAVVDHWTSRLAAAADQHLNAS from the coding sequence ATGGCTGAAGCTGCCATCCATCCTTTGGGGCACCTCCCGAAGCCATCGCAGATCAGTTTTGGGACGGATGGCTTGCGTGGTCGGGTGGACACCATGCTCACGCCGGCTTTGGCCCTTCAGGTGGGGTACTGGTGTGGACGCGTGCTTCAGGCCGAGGGGCCTGTGCTGATTGGCATGGATTCGCGCAGCAGCGGCAGCATGTTGGTCGCGGCACTCACCGCTGGTCTGACGGCGTCTGGCCGCGAGGTGTGGAGCTTGGGACTGTGTCCTACTCCGGCTGTGCCCGGTTTGATTCGCCGCTATTCAGCGGCCGGTGGCTTGATGGTCTCGGCGAGCCACAACCCTCCGGAAGACAATGGAATCAAGGTGTTTGGCGCCACTGGCAGCAAGGTGTCCCCTGAACGTCAGCAGGCGATTGAAGCTGGCCTCCGTAGTGGAGACGGTGCTGGGATTGCGTTAGCGGCATCTGGAGTGGCACGCCATCGCCCTGAACTTCTTGACGACTACCGCGCCAGCTTGTTGTCCAGCGTTGGGCAGCACCGACTTGATGGTGTCCCCATCGTGCTGGATCTCTGCTGGGGGTCGGCAACAGCCTGCGGGGCAGAGGTGTTTGCTGCTCTTGGCGCCGATCTCACGGTGTTGCACGGTGATCCCGATGGAACGAGGATCAACGTGAATTGCGGATCCACACATCTTGAGCCGCTGCGCCGAGCGGTGATCGAGAAGGGCGCCGCCATGGGCTTTGGCTTTGATGGGGATGCCGATCGCATGTTGGCTGTTGATGGCCAAGGACGTGTGGTGGATGGTGACCATGTCCTTTTTCTCTGGGGGTCTGTCTTGCAGGAGCAGGGACAGCTGCCGGATCAGCGTTTGGTGGCCACGGTGATGTCGAATTTGGGTTTTGAGCGGGCTTGGCAGGCGCGGGGTGGTCTTTTGGACCGAACTCCAGTGGGAGACCAGCATGTGCATGCCGAGATGGTCCGCACGGGGGCAGCCCTTGGTGGCGAGCAATCAGGTCACATTCTTTCGTCCTCCCATGGTTTGGCAGGTGATGGTGTCTTAACCGCTCTTCAGCTCGCGAGCCTCTGCCATGCGCAGCAGCTCTCCTTGGCCGAGTGGGTGGATCAGAGCTTTCAGGCCTATCCCCAAAAACTGGTGAATGTGCGCGTCGAGAATCGCGAGCGCAGAAAGGGTTGGGCGGACTGTGCACCTCTCCATTCCCTGGTTCAAGAGGCAGAGGCCTCGATGGCTGAAGACGGACGTGTGCTGGTGCGAGCGAGTGGGACAGAACCCCTGCTGCGCGTCATGGTTGAGGCTGCCGATCAAGCGGTGGTCGATCACTGGACCTCGCGCTTGGCCGCAGCAGCTGATCAGCATCTCAATGCGTCTTGA
- a CDS encoding BadF/BadG/BcrA/BcrD ATPase family protein, with translation MSDALILAGFDAGQTHCRCKLSRWHNGNWQALGEGQGSGVSHLQAAGGETRFMEAIRSSLHAANPSGMEINAAAVGASGVEQGTALQDRASELLAASLELPKAHCIATGDERTALRGAFPNDAGIVLISGTGMVVIGRNTSGLEQRCGGWGWQLDGAGAAFDLGHQGLQLSLRMADGRLPDSPLRNQLWEVLGCRTAEEIKAFVVQPDFQPAQLAQLAPLVSAAAEAGNLEAEAILNRSGNALAEAVQAVALSLGLTQPVLCARGGALLNLAPLQQAVDASLRRRQVDARWEDRNGDACDGALTLALERC, from the coding sequence ATGAGCGACGCCCTGATTTTGGCTGGTTTCGATGCTGGCCAAACCCATTGCCGCTGCAAGCTGAGCCGTTGGCACAACGGAAACTGGCAAGCGCTAGGCGAAGGCCAGGGCAGTGGCGTCAGCCACCTCCAAGCCGCCGGGGGCGAAACACGGTTCATGGAGGCGATTCGCAGCAGCCTGCATGCCGCGAATCCCAGCGGAATGGAGATCAACGCTGCAGCGGTTGGAGCCAGCGGAGTGGAGCAGGGCACGGCGCTTCAGGACCGCGCCAGCGAGCTGCTTGCAGCCAGTCTCGAGCTGCCAAAAGCGCACTGCATCGCCACTGGCGATGAGCGCACCGCCCTGCGCGGAGCGTTCCCCAACGATGCCGGCATTGTGCTGATCAGTGGCACGGGGATGGTCGTGATTGGACGCAACACCAGCGGGCTTGAACAGCGTTGTGGCGGATGGGGATGGCAACTGGATGGAGCAGGGGCTGCCTTTGATCTCGGCCATCAGGGGCTGCAGCTCAGTCTGCGCATGGCCGATGGCCGACTCCCAGACAGCCCCCTACGCAACCAGTTGTGGGAAGTCCTTGGTTGCCGCACAGCAGAAGAGATCAAGGCCTTTGTTGTGCAACCCGATTTCCAACCAGCTCAGCTCGCCCAATTGGCACCCCTCGTCTCCGCCGCCGCTGAGGCAGGCAATCTTGAAGCCGAGGCCATTCTCAACCGCTCCGGCAATGCCCTTGCTGAAGCCGTTCAAGCCGTGGCGTTATCCCTGGGGCTCACCCAGCCAGTGCTCTGTGCTCGAGGTGGCGCACTCCTAAATCTGGCGCCCCTTCAACAGGCTGTGGACGCATCCCTACGCCGTCGCCAGGTTGATGCGCGCTGGGAGGATCGAAATGGTGACGCCTGCGATGGGGCGCTCACGCTGGCTCTTGAACGCTGCTGA
- a CDS encoding IctB family putative bicarbonate transporter, giving the protein MAEAPAPPPLLLRWQGLLPATDQQRRRLSWWASILLMVLLAGLPFLTRTGLGIVVLACGALWILWSSVSQPQRIGAISAWVLVFLGIAVLATGFSPVPAAAAKGLIKLLSYLGVYALMRQLLAERPEWWDRLVAALLAGEVLTSVMALRQLYGPTEELARWADPNSITAGTIRIYGPLGNPNLLAGYLVPILPLALVALIRWQGWGARCYAAVALGLGATATLFSYSRGGWLGMLAALGVLVLLLVLRAIRSWPKLWRRLVPIVLLVVAGVALAIAVTQVDPIRTRVASLLSGRGDSSNNFRINVWLAAVEMIQDRPWLGIGPGNAAFNAIYPLYQQPKFNALSAYSVPLELLVETGIPGLIAALGLAGASFRNGLKALRSSAALALPWLGCLAAIAGLVIQGATDTIFFRPEVQIIGWFCLATLSQAHKTTQTDP; this is encoded by the coding sequence ATGGCTGAGGCTCCGGCCCCACCACCCCTGTTGCTGCGCTGGCAAGGCTTGCTTCCCGCGACTGATCAGCAGCGCAGGCGCCTGAGCTGGTGGGCAAGCATCCTGCTCATGGTTCTCCTCGCAGGACTTCCCTTCCTCACCCGAACAGGGCTCGGGATTGTGGTTCTGGCCTGCGGAGCGCTGTGGATCCTCTGGTCCAGCGTGAGCCAGCCGCAACGCATCGGTGCCATCAGCGCTTGGGTGCTCGTGTTTCTTGGCATCGCCGTGCTGGCCACGGGGTTTTCCCCCGTTCCAGCCGCAGCAGCGAAAGGCCTGATCAAGCTGCTCAGCTACCTCGGCGTCTATGCGCTGATGCGACAGCTGCTGGCCGAGCGCCCCGAGTGGTGGGACCGCCTCGTGGCCGCGCTACTGGCCGGCGAAGTCCTCACCAGTGTGATGGCCTTGCGCCAGCTTTACGGACCCACCGAGGAGCTGGCGCGCTGGGCTGATCCCAACTCCATCACGGCAGGCACGATCAGGATCTACGGCCCCCTTGGCAACCCCAATCTGCTGGCGGGATATCTGGTACCGATCCTGCCGTTGGCACTCGTTGCCTTGATCCGCTGGCAGGGCTGGGGGGCACGCTGCTATGCAGCTGTTGCACTGGGCTTGGGAGCCACAGCCACCCTGTTCAGCTACAGCCGCGGGGGCTGGCTGGGCATGCTCGCGGCCCTTGGGGTGTTGGTCCTGCTGCTCGTGCTGCGTGCCATCCGCAGCTGGCCAAAACTGTGGCGACGTCTCGTCCCGATCGTCCTGCTGGTGGTGGCTGGTGTGGCCCTGGCGATCGCAGTCACGCAGGTGGATCCCATCCGCACGCGGGTTGCCAGCCTGCTATCTGGTCGAGGTGATAGCTCCAACAACTTCCGCATCAACGTGTGGTTGGCCGCCGTGGAGATGATTCAAGACCGCCCCTGGCTGGGCATCGGGCCCGGCAACGCTGCCTTTAATGCCATTTACCCCCTGTATCAACAGCCCAAGTTCAATGCTCTGAGCGCCTATTCCGTGCCCCTGGAGCTCCTTGTGGAAACGGGCATTCCAGGCCTGATCGCCGCGCTTGGATTGGCTGGAGCCAGTTTTCGCAACGGCCTTAAAGCGCTGCGCTCATCGGCTGCTCTGGCATTGCCCTGGCTGGGGTGCCTGGCCGCCATCGCCGGGCTGGTCATTCAAGGTGCCACAGACACCATTTTCTTCAGGCCAGAAGTGCAAATCATCGGTTGGTTTTGCCTGGCAACGCTGAGTCAGGCCCACAAGACCACCCAGACCGACCCATGA
- the trmB gene encoding tRNA (guanosine(46)-N7)-methyltransferase TrmB, whose protein sequence is MRQHVNPLSRFFQLPLELPAPQELFEHPNLPIHLDIGCARGFFLLELAALQPERNHLGVEIRRPLVQAAQHDRDRQQQHNLHFLFCNANISLEAWMAALPPDQLHLVSIQFPDPWFKQRHRKRRVLQPALLLAIASALHPGRQLFLQSDVLAVIEPMVSLVELSNCFERPKDDQRPWRTSNPLPMATERERYVQEQGLPSYRVLFERTDAALPALRDLELAWQQVDNSKDTAPTPHG, encoded by the coding sequence ATGCGCCAGCACGTCAATCCCCTCAGCCGCTTTTTTCAGTTGCCGCTGGAACTCCCGGCGCCGCAGGAACTGTTCGAGCATCCCAACCTGCCCATCCATCTCGATATTGGTTGCGCTCGAGGCTTTTTTCTGTTGGAGCTGGCGGCGTTGCAACCCGAGCGCAACCATCTCGGCGTTGAGATCCGCCGGCCCCTGGTGCAAGCCGCCCAACACGATCGCGACCGGCAGCAGCAGCACAACCTTCATTTTTTATTTTGCAATGCCAATATCAGCCTCGAGGCTTGGATGGCAGCGTTGCCACCAGACCAGTTGCACCTGGTCAGCATTCAGTTTCCCGATCCCTGGTTCAAACAACGCCATCGCAAGCGCCGCGTGCTGCAACCTGCCCTGTTGCTCGCCATCGCCTCAGCCCTCCATCCCGGCCGACAGCTTTTTTTGCAAAGTGATGTGTTGGCCGTCATCGAACCGATGGTGAGCCTGGTGGAGCTCTCAAACTGCTTTGAACGCCCGAAAGACGATCAACGGCCATGGCGAACCAGCAACCCATTGCCCATGGCGACGGAACGGGAGCGCTACGTCCAGGAACAAGGACTGCCCAGCTATCGCGTGCTGTTTGAGCGCACGGATGCCGCGCTTCCAGCATTAAGGGATCTGGAGCTGGCTTGGCAACAGGTTGATAATTCCAAAGACACCGCACCCACTCCCCATGGCTGA
- a CDS encoding FIST N-terminal domain-containing protein — protein MVPFNPLDWFRGSGAQAKCRTALSGCASLEEATKDVTNQLGSEKGDLALVFVSSQFASDLPRLLPLLSQRLQAEHWIGFVGGGVVGTDSAGRSQELEQTTALSITLLNLPGAQLKPFQLDTGSLPDLDGPVQNWQDWVSVDPADSRSLLLFIDPSCGAINDLISGLDYAYPNAAIIGGIAAPHNASHGSLLFDGQIINGAAGVSIGGDWVLDPVVAQGCRPIGPVFAIEQAQRNVLLELSDGDRRDTPVACLQRVLADLNAEDRELVQHSLFLGVERRNLMQECPSDFLVRNLIGVDPRNGAVAVAERVRPGQHVQFQLREAQSSRLEARQLLEASQERCPSPPPLCGLLFACLGRGSGLFGEANGDVSIARDVLPDLPIAGAFCNGEIGPLSNTTYLHGYTACWGLLRHAPLVASAED, from the coding sequence ATGGTTCCGTTCAACCCCCTCGATTGGTTCCGAGGCTCCGGAGCCCAGGCCAAGTGCCGCACGGCACTCAGTGGCTGTGCCTCATTGGAAGAGGCAACGAAAGATGTCACCAATCAACTCGGCTCGGAGAAAGGCGATTTAGCCCTGGTGTTTGTGTCCAGCCAATTCGCTAGCGATCTGCCGCGGTTGCTTCCGCTGCTCAGCCAGCGACTGCAGGCAGAACACTGGATTGGCTTCGTTGGAGGTGGCGTTGTTGGAACGGATAGTGCCGGGCGATCGCAAGAGCTGGAACAGACCACGGCCCTCAGCATCACCCTCTTAAATCTCCCCGGAGCTCAGCTGAAGCCGTTTCAACTCGACACCGGCTCTCTCCCAGATCTTGATGGGCCGGTTCAAAACTGGCAGGACTGGGTCAGCGTTGACCCGGCAGACAGCCGATCTCTGCTGCTGTTCATCGATCCCAGCTGTGGAGCGATCAATGACCTGATCAGTGGCCTGGATTACGCCTATCCCAACGCAGCAATCATCGGGGGGATTGCCGCCCCCCACAACGCCAGTCATGGATCCCTGCTCTTCGATGGTCAGATCATCAACGGTGCCGCTGGAGTGAGCATCGGCGGCGACTGGGTTCTCGATCCGGTCGTTGCCCAGGGCTGCCGGCCCATTGGTCCCGTGTTTGCGATTGAGCAAGCCCAACGCAACGTCCTATTGGAACTCAGCGATGGCGATCGTCGCGACACGCCAGTGGCCTGCTTGCAACGGGTCCTGGCCGATCTCAATGCGGAAGACAGAGAGCTGGTGCAGCACTCCCTTTTCCTTGGTGTGGAACGGCGCAATTTAATGCAGGAGTGCCCCAGCGATTTCTTGGTTCGCAATCTCATTGGCGTCGACCCACGCAATGGCGCCGTCGCCGTGGCTGAGCGGGTCCGTCCAGGCCAACACGTGCAGTTTCAGCTCAGAGAAGCCCAGTCATCAAGACTGGAGGCACGCCAGCTACTAGAGGCCAGCCAAGAACGCTGCCCCTCGCCGCCGCCACTCTGTGGCCTGCTGTTTGCCTGCCTCGGCCGAGGCAGTGGGCTATTCGGAGAAGCCAACGGTGATGTCTCCATCGCTCGCGACGTTCTGCCCGATCTGCCAATCGCCGGCGCATTCTGCAATGGCGAAATCGGCCCCTTAAGCAACACCACTTACCTGCATGGCTACACCGCTTGCTGGGGCTTGCTCCGCCACGCACCTCTTGTGGCGTCAGCTGAGGACTGA
- a CDS encoding DUF3177 family protein, translating to MPDLPYRSLVWLTYRLGATFALGVPLVLLIWAGVRREPAMVRLLGLYWKVASLLPISVLLLTDRRPIGYVMAFIAPVLMAVSVWFWVDLNEELADSAPGSALPLTVRIWRWALTGFAVLAAGMSATALRCVDQLTGAECLAWLEGPQGLHRVAERVFDFVFGGQWSEAVAAFIGYVALVAYVVGLLQWLLVRLPRQGRVAGEF from the coding sequence GTGCCTGATCTCCCTTACCGCAGTTTGGTTTGGCTTACCTATCGCTTAGGCGCAACCTTTGCCCTCGGTGTTCCGCTTGTTCTGTTGATCTGGGCAGGGGTTCGGCGTGAGCCAGCCATGGTGCGATTGCTGGGTCTCTACTGGAAAGTGGCAAGCCTGTTGCCCATCAGTGTGTTGCTGCTCACCGATCGGCGTCCGATCGGATATGTGATGGCCTTCATTGCACCGGTGCTGATGGCGGTTTCGGTGTGGTTCTGGGTGGATCTCAATGAAGAATTGGCCGACAGTGCACCAGGGAGTGCCCTTCCTCTGACCGTTCGTATCTGGCGCTGGGCACTCACTGGATTCGCCGTGCTTGCGGCGGGAATGTCAGCAACAGCATTGCGCTGTGTGGATCAACTGACAGGTGCTGAGTGCTTGGCCTGGCTGGAAGGTCCCCAGGGACTGCATCGTGTCGCGGAGCGTGTGTTCGATTTCGTCTTCGGTGGTCAGTGGAGTGAGGCTGTTGCCGCATTCATTGGCTATGTGGCGTTAGTGGCCTACGTGGTGGGGCTCCTCCAGTGGCTGCTCGTGCGCCTGCCGCGCCAGGGACGGGTGGCTGGTGAGTTCTGA